In a genomic window of Diorhabda carinulata isolate Delta chromosome 8, icDioCari1.1, whole genome shotgun sequence:
- the LOC130897336 gene encoding ectonucleoside triphosphate diphosphohydrolase 5 isoform X2 translates to MYEILIAQHNNDKPNKGPSKKKKEKGVISIHTSLLCLILSGTIFTTFIILYTDQIPWMMAHRAVDSFAKNILGSHKPVYAVVMDAGSTGSRVLAYSFHESYFGNQLILDKELFEYTKPGLSSFAKEPKKGAATIVKLLEQAKIEIPQEYWPKTPLILKATAGLRMLPVAQAEMLLESVKEVFRAAPFLTNENSVEIMDGTDEGVFSWFTVNFLLDRLNGDSARTVAALDLGGGSTQVTFAAMTPASLQEKDLIQKVASPKGPMPVYTNSFSGLGLMAARHAMFTVNQPNSVNVTSECVNPIIKNRKFVYHGTEYFVSGPQENYATSKVRGTDTIIGETVPIVNFDKCTKLITNYVKSKANPPQELPMKTIFAFSYYFDRATEVGLIDEATGGNILLKEFKEAAEKVCHEANAEQPFMCLDLTFIWILLEQGCGLKLDTRIFLHKKINGHEISWALGAAYDVLRGKQTV, encoded by the exons atGTACGAAATACTA ataGCACAGCACAATAATGATAAACCCAATAAAGGGCCatcaaagaaaaagaaggaaaaagGAGTTATTTCCATACACACCTCACTATTGTGTTTAATATTAAGTGGAACCATTTTTACGACTTTTATAA ttttatatacGGATCAAATACCATGGATGATGGCACATAGGGCAGTTGATAGTTTTGCTAAGAATATTTTAGGAAGTCATAAACCCGTTTATGCAGTTGTAATGGATGCAGGTAGTACGGGTTCTAGGGTGCTCGCATATTCTTTCCACGAATCATATTTTGGGAACCAATTGATATTAGATAAAGAATTATTTGAGTATACCAAACCCGGTCTTTCATCCTTTGCCAAAGAACCAAAAAAG GGAGCAGCGACAATAGTGAAACTTTTAGAACAAGCTAAAATAGAAATACCCCAAGAGTATTGGCCGAAGACGCCTTTAATTTTAAAAGCGACAGCCGGTCTTAGGATGTTGCCAGTTGCGCAAGCCGAAATGTTACTGGAATCGGTTAAGGAAGTCTTTAGAGCGGCACCAtttttaacaaatgaaaattctgTCGAAATTATGGATGGTACCGATGAAGGAGTATTCTCGTGGTTTACAGTCAACTTTTTATTAG ATAGATTGAATGGAGATTCAGCTCGAACTGTCGCCGCTCTCGATTTGGGCGGTGGCTCTACTCAAGTTACTTTTGCAGCAATGACACCAGCTAGTTTACAAGAAAAAGATTTAATCCAAAAg GTAGCGTCTCCAAAGGGCCCTATGCCTGTATACACAAACAGTTTCTCAGGTTTAGGTCTCATGGCAGCCAGACACGCTATGTTCACCGTCAACCAGCCAAATTCGGTGAATGTTACTAGCGAATGCGTTAAtcctataattaaaaatagaaagttCGTCTATCACG GAACCGAGTATTTCGTTTCTGGTCCCCAGGAGAATTATGCGACATCAAAAGTGAGGGGTACCGATACAATAATAGGGGAAACTGTTCCTATTGTTAATTTTGATAAGTGTACGAAACTGATAACGAATTATGTGAAAAGTAAGGCGAACCCTCCACAAGAATTACCTATGAAAACAATATTTGCATTTAGTTACTATTTTGACAGAGCCACAGAGGTTGGACTGATAG ACGAAGCAACCGGAGGAAATATATTACTTAAAGAATTCAAAGAGGCAGCTGAAAAAG TCTGTCATGAAGCTAATGCGGAACAACCTTTCATGTGTTTGGATCTGACATTCATTTGGATATTGCTAGAACAAGGATGCGGCTTAAAACTGGACACTAGAATATTC ctccacaaaaaaataaacggCCACGAGATCTCATGGGCGTTGGGTGCAGCGTATGATGTACTCAGAGGCAAACAAACTGTTTAA
- the LOC130896977 gene encoding 60S ribosomal protein L27a, giving the protein MSTHKKKTRKLRGHVSHGHGRIGKHRKHPGGRGNAGGMHHHRINFDKYHPGYFGKLGMRNYHVRKNSKWCPAINLDKLWTLVSEQTRLKYKDNAEGKAPVIDIVKAGYYKLLGKGRLPEQPVIVKAKFFSKSAEDKIKAVGGACVLSA; this is encoded by the exons ATG TCGAcacataaaaagaaaacaaggaAACTAAGAGGACATGTAAGTCATGGTCACGGTCGTATTG GTAAACACCGCAAGCATCCTGGAGGTCGTGGTAACGCTGGTGGTATGCACCACCATAGAATTAACTTCGACAAGTACCATCCCGGATATTTTGGAAAG TTGGGTATGAGAAATTACCATGTAAGGAAAAACTCCAAATGGTGTCCAGCTATTAACTTGGACAAATTATGGACACTAGTTAGCGAACAGACTAGGTTGAAATATAAGGATAACGCTGAAGGAAAAGCACCTGTTATCGATATAGTTAAAGCG GGCTACTACAAATTATTGGGTAAAGGTCGCTTACCTGAACAACCAGTTATCGTTAAAGCTAAATTCTTCTCAAAATCGGCTGAAGATAAAATCAAAGCTGTAGGAGGTGCATGTGTATTGAGTGCGTGA
- the LOC130897336 gene encoding ectonucleoside triphosphate diphosphohydrolase 5 isoform X1 has product MPNAELRKRKIAQHNNDKPNKGPSKKKKEKGVISIHTSLLCLILSGTIFTTFIILYTDQIPWMMAHRAVDSFAKNILGSHKPVYAVVMDAGSTGSRVLAYSFHESYFGNQLILDKELFEYTKPGLSSFAKEPKKGAATIVKLLEQAKIEIPQEYWPKTPLILKATAGLRMLPVAQAEMLLESVKEVFRAAPFLTNENSVEIMDGTDEGVFSWFTVNFLLDRLNGDSARTVAALDLGGGSTQVTFAAMTPASLQEKDLIQKVASPKGPMPVYTNSFSGLGLMAARHAMFTVNQPNSVNVTSECVNPIIKNRKFVYHGTEYFVSGPQENYATSKVRGTDTIIGETVPIVNFDKCTKLITNYVKSKANPPQELPMKTIFAFSYYFDRATEVGLIDEATGGNILLKEFKEAAEKVCHEANAEQPFMCLDLTFIWILLEQGCGLKLDTRIFLHKKINGHEISWALGAAYDVLRGKQTV; this is encoded by the exons ATGCCCAACGCCGAATTACGTAAACGAAAG ataGCACAGCACAATAATGATAAACCCAATAAAGGGCCatcaaagaaaaagaaggaaaaagGAGTTATTTCCATACACACCTCACTATTGTGTTTAATATTAAGTGGAACCATTTTTACGACTTTTATAA ttttatatacGGATCAAATACCATGGATGATGGCACATAGGGCAGTTGATAGTTTTGCTAAGAATATTTTAGGAAGTCATAAACCCGTTTATGCAGTTGTAATGGATGCAGGTAGTACGGGTTCTAGGGTGCTCGCATATTCTTTCCACGAATCATATTTTGGGAACCAATTGATATTAGATAAAGAATTATTTGAGTATACCAAACCCGGTCTTTCATCCTTTGCCAAAGAACCAAAAAAG GGAGCAGCGACAATAGTGAAACTTTTAGAACAAGCTAAAATAGAAATACCCCAAGAGTATTGGCCGAAGACGCCTTTAATTTTAAAAGCGACAGCCGGTCTTAGGATGTTGCCAGTTGCGCAAGCCGAAATGTTACTGGAATCGGTTAAGGAAGTCTTTAGAGCGGCACCAtttttaacaaatgaaaattctgTCGAAATTATGGATGGTACCGATGAAGGAGTATTCTCGTGGTTTACAGTCAACTTTTTATTAG ATAGATTGAATGGAGATTCAGCTCGAACTGTCGCCGCTCTCGATTTGGGCGGTGGCTCTACTCAAGTTACTTTTGCAGCAATGACACCAGCTAGTTTACAAGAAAAAGATTTAATCCAAAAg GTAGCGTCTCCAAAGGGCCCTATGCCTGTATACACAAACAGTTTCTCAGGTTTAGGTCTCATGGCAGCCAGACACGCTATGTTCACCGTCAACCAGCCAAATTCGGTGAATGTTACTAGCGAATGCGTTAAtcctataattaaaaatagaaagttCGTCTATCACG GAACCGAGTATTTCGTTTCTGGTCCCCAGGAGAATTATGCGACATCAAAAGTGAGGGGTACCGATACAATAATAGGGGAAACTGTTCCTATTGTTAATTTTGATAAGTGTACGAAACTGATAACGAATTATGTGAAAAGTAAGGCGAACCCTCCACAAGAATTACCTATGAAAACAATATTTGCATTTAGTTACTATTTTGACAGAGCCACAGAGGTTGGACTGATAG ACGAAGCAACCGGAGGAAATATATTACTTAAAGAATTCAAAGAGGCAGCTGAAAAAG TCTGTCATGAAGCTAATGCGGAACAACCTTTCATGTGTTTGGATCTGACATTCATTTGGATATTGCTAGAACAAGGATGCGGCTTAAAACTGGACACTAGAATATTC ctccacaaaaaaataaacggCCACGAGATCTCATGGGCGTTGGGTGCAGCGTATGATGTACTCAGAGGCAAACAAACTGTTTAA